The Populus alba chromosome 6, ASM523922v2, whole genome shotgun sequence genomic interval ATATTTTGATCTCCACTATCACTGTACTTTCTATCCCAGACAGTAACCATTAGTGTCACTTATAAACAGCATTCCATGCTTTCTTGTATTACATGTCAAAGTTCATAAGAACACGGTGAGATTCGCTTACAAGCTTCCCTTGGTCATGGTGTTAGCAAATATATGGTGCCGAAACCGTTCTTGATTTTCAATCTTCAATTGGTATATCTTTAGCTTTACATCAGACAAGCATTGAAATTATTTAAGTTCCTTAAAGATAATCACGTTTCCACGAGCTACAACAAATACAAGGAGCAACAGCAGCATTCAATCCTGTGCAAGAAAGAATATAAAGTAATATGAAAAATGGTTAACCAAAGTAGCATACCTGTATAACTTGCACATAGACATCAGGCATCACAGGTATTCTCTTCAAATGAAGGCTGAGAGGTCTTCAGGTGGTTCAATCCAGATATTCTCAAAAGGATCTTGCTCTCCCCAGTCGTAACACTGCTTACAAGGATAGTATCTACAATCATTGAGAGAGTAAGATATGCAGCGTTTTCCGAAGAAACGAACTTTAGAGAAGTAGACGCTGTTTCTCATCATTCCAGGGAGGTCAGTTCTTGAATGAGATGACAAGAAACTGGCAAAAAGTGTCAGACCATCAAGGGTTTTCATCTCTCGCCAGACCATCTTCGGCTGATCTAACTTAAATATAATGGGGTTTTCACTACAACAAGTGTAAATAACTAGAATGTCTCCATTATGCTCTGACATAAACTTTCCCTTCCACcaattttttgcaaaaaaattctCGGGGCATTTAGGGGGGGGCACAGCAAGAACATTCCAAGTACGCTCCAGTGGGTCAAAAACACCAAGCCAGCCAGTGAGACTTAGACAGTAGAAGAATCCATTGCAGAAAACGATCTTATTCCAAATACTACTCACAAAAGGCAAGCGATTTTGGTAATTAACAGTAACCCACTCAGTTGCCCCTGGATGACAAGTACTGATTGCAACAATTGTTGGACTGACATGCCTAACTGTAAAAACTACACAGGTGTTAGATGTTGGGGCACAGGAGAAGGCAACTATCTGATATGTCAATTCAAATCTTGGCAGTTTCACAACTTCTTGAGAAAAAGGATCAAAGAAAAACACACGGTTTGTTCTGGGTCTGTATAGCAACAGCCAACCATCTCTAGTGTAGCAAACTCTGGACCCATACAACTCTGGCAACTCAAGAGAATAGGTCTTGCGTTGAGCTGGATCATAGAACTCAAACATGTTACCAAATTTTGGAAAATACATAAGCCAGGGTGATTGGTTTACCACTCTGACTGAAATGGCAGCAGTGTTCCATCTTTTGCAGGCAGCAGATGAACGGATATTGTCCTCGAGTGACAAGCGACACAAAATCAGTTCCAGAAGTTCTATAGGAAGGTCAGACCAAGTTTGTGTTTCAAGCTTCGCTTTCTTattctttgttgttg includes:
- the LOC118030718 gene encoding F-box/kelch-repeat protein At1g57790 — encoded protein: MVCRKRRKVKSLSARVVDDKTTTTKNKKAKLETQTWSDLPIELLELILCRLSLEDNIRSSAACKRWNTAAISVRVVNQSPWLMYFPKFGNMFEFYDPAQRKTYSLELPELYGSRVCYTRDGWLLLYRPRTNRVFFFDPFSQEVVKLPRFELTYQIVAFSCAPTSNTCVVFTVRHVSPTIVAISTCHPGATEWVTVNYQNRLPFVSSIWNKIVFCNGFFYCLSLTGWLGVFDPLERTWNVLAVPPPKCPENFFAKNWWKGKFMSEHNGDILVIYTCCSENPIIFKLDQPKMVWREMKTLDGLTLFASFLSSHSRTDLPGMMRNSVYFSKVRFFGKRCISYSLNDCRYYPCKQCYDWGEQDPFENIWIEPPEDLSAFI